A window of Periplaneta americana isolate PAMFEO1 chromosome 7, P.americana_PAMFEO1_priV1, whole genome shotgun sequence contains these coding sequences:
- the LOC138703746 gene encoding alpha-tocopherol transfer protein-like, giving the protein MTLEEPTAEQLKRMREELQEDPSLIRQDLTNLRNWLNKQPHLPHHMEDARLERFLYGCKLSAERTKRVLDTYYMVRATVPEFFKNRDPMSKDMQLCFNAVYYVPLPVLTPLGYRATLLRLADYDVDKFDVRSLTTRIVMSLDARLLEERCLNNVMLVDLQGFSTGHYSKLSPTHSVCRKALLCIQDAFPLRLAQVHLLNAPAFIGNIMNLFRPFLKEKLIGKFFFHCAGYESLYEHVPKDVLPMEYGGHLSSIHDLTESWNRKLISLRSWFLQEQLISKSDESRCPAGRRSSTASALASGDEMHGTFRKLSID; this is encoded by the exons ATGACTCTAGAAGAGCCCACCGCAGAACAGCTGAAGCGAATGCGCGAAGAACTTCAAGAAGACCCTTCACTGATAAGACAGGATTTGACGAATTTGAGGAACTGGTTGAATAAGCAGCCTCACTTGCCTCATCATATGG AGGATGCACGTTTGGAGCGATTTCTGTACGGATGCAAATTGAGCGCGGAAAGAACCAAGCGTGTCCTGGACACATACTACATGGTGAGAGCTACAGTTCCAGAATTCTTCAAGAACAGAGACCCCATGTCTAAAGATATGCAGCTGTGTTTCAACGCTGTTTATTACGTGCCTTTGCCGGTGCTGACACCCCTTGGATATCGGGCAACATTGCTCCGGTTGGCAGACTATGACGTTGACAAGTTCGACGTGCGCAGTTTGACAACGCGCATCGTGATGTCACTGGACGCCCGTTTGCTGGAGGAGCGGTGCTTGAACAACGTGATGCTGGTGGATCTGCAAGGCTTCTCTACGGGACATTATTCCAAGCTTTCCCCCACACATTCGGTGTGCCGCAAGGCTCTGCTCTGCATCCAGGACGCCTTCCCGCTCCGCCTGGCGCAGGTGCACCTGCTCAATGCCCCTGCGTTCATAGGCAACATCATGAACCTCTTCAGGCCTTTCCTCAAGGAGAAGCTCATCGGCAAGTTCTTCTTCCACTGCGCCGGATACGAATCACTCTACGAACACGTGCCGAAGGACGTGCTGCCCATGGAGTACGGCGGTCACCTCAGCTCCATCCACGACCTCACGG AGAGCTGGAATCGAAAGTTAATATCCCTGAGGTCCTGGTTTCTGCAGGAACAGCTGATCAGTAAGTCGGACGAATCCAGATGCCCCGCGGGACGGCGTAGCAGCACGGCGTCAGCTCTGGCATCGGGTGACGAGATGCACGGCACTTTCAGGAAGCTCAGCATCGACTGA